The Ananas comosus cultivar F153 linkage group 4, ASM154086v1, whole genome shotgun sequence region ataaaagtTCTAGAAGTCATctgtaagaaaaataaaaaaataaagaactcaCATCTAAGTATAAATTACAAGCCACAACTTACATGTCTTTTGCTGGTAACTTCGTAAATCCAATTGCCAATGCATGTTCTTTTCCCTCAGCCATTATAGCCTGCAATCAAAAAAGCTTCATAAAACAACCACCATAAACATTCAGTAAACTGTGAGCTTGCATATCAATTAACAGCTAAactgctaaaaatataaaaatcttcTATACGGTTAACCATGTATCAAAGATGAGTAGCCCATCCTTGACAAGTTGTAGAGCTACTTACACTATTGAAATGCGTGACTGCAGATCAGTAACCTTAGTCTACTGTATCTCAAAGTTAAATACCTATACCTCAACTGGCTGTAGAGCAACTGAAGTTTCAAGCACAGTATCTCAATGGAATTACTTAAAAGATTATGACAGATGAAGCTCATCAGTGTAACTTAGATTAGGTTTTAAGACGGTGACTAACAATAGaaatacacaaaaaaataaCAGATTACTTATACTAGCCCATTTCTTCCATTATTTCACAAGTTCTTGTAGGCTTAACATGGAGCTGATGAGCCCAGTTTCTAGTACTCTATATAAAAGAGAACACATAAATTGAACTATACGACGCGAGAGAAAATTTACCACAGGTGTTTCTTCCAATACTTCGTCATTCAAAGCGCCACCAGGTGATGTCAGACCAGGGCACATTATATTAGCACCAGCAAGAACAAACTTGATAGCACCCCTATCTACTTGAAATTTCTTCATTATATCTGGATCTGAAAGAATAAGAAATTCATAAGAAACTTGAAATCATTCTAAATACCAAATCCAACAAAGGAACCCTCACAACAGACATTGGAATTATATTTCATGATACAACATAAGAGAAACTTTATAGCACGAAGAATGGCGAAGGTAaagaaaataattcaaaagcaGGAAGGCTGAGGAGATACATTACATTGATGAAGAAGCCGCAGAGTTGGCATGTAAGGACCATCACGGACATTGAAAAATAGTGGCACATTGttcatcactacaagatttAAATGATTTTGACTAGAAAGGAAAAACAAGACATTCATCAGGACTTCAAGTGCAGTTATTCAGAAAATTTCAAAGTAGCATAAGCAAATAACCTCCACGAACAGCTGAAAGACAATCGTGTATACTATACATCAACTATCGACATGCATTTCAATGCCACCACAAAAAGGAGGGAATTGACTAACCATTTAGCAACAATTAGAGGTGATTTCTTCGGAAGTAGGTCATCTAGTAAAGGTTCAAGACCAGGATACTGCAAAACCGGTAATTTCATCACAGATAAATCACGAATTATAGATCATCATCGCTGAAGTATGCACATAGTAAACAAATGATAGGTGCTCTTCAAAAGTTACAAACCTCATCAGCAATGCTTTGCCGAATTTTTCGCTGAACAGATGCCTTCACTTGATTTTGTGCAGATATATCTTCAAAAGAGAACCtccacaaaaaaagaaaagaaaagaaaatatatttagtcATATCAGTGGGAACAACTACGACACAAGGGCACAAACTAAACAGATCTCAGATGTTACTAGCAGTTTGTGAAAGAAGTTACAGAGAGAAGGTTATGCACTAACAAAGCTCAACTTATCATTACGAAGAAGAAGCAATTGTAACCTGTCTATCTGAAATAACAATTTCCAATtgtttttaatcaaattattgtgaaaaatttagtaaattcgATCAGCCGAATAGAATAGCTCTTAAGTCAAAATAGGCAAATTACAATTAAGCAAAATTTTCTCAGTTTCAGCAGATGACTAGCACTTTCTGAACAAACGTTGGATCCTaggtcaaaaaaattttcaagtcAAAGTATAAGACATTAACCTCAAAACAATTGTTAGATAGCATTTTACTGCAAATGCCCAAAAAAAAATCCGATATTGACTTCTCGAGTTTCAAAGTTCTTAATGATATTTTCATACAAATCTCCGATTAGTTACTGAAAATGCCAATTTCCTGCATTTAACAACCATACAAACATGCAAATTAAATCAATTTCAAATCGATAGTCCACGTCACATCTTGTTCGAAGAAACATTGTACCAAAATACTCGAACATCAAGCATACAGATTAGATGCTCCTACTTTCAAGCTTCGAGCAATCAAATACTCAAAAAggaagtgtttttttttaaatagagttTCGCAGTATCCGCCCTCCAAATTGGCCATTTCGAAATCACAGAATTAACCAGAATCCTACAGATTTAACCTAAAAACAAAAGAGTAGAAAACAATGCAACCCTAAGGTAACGCAACTAAGCTCAATTTAAGATCCATCGCAAGGGAGTGCGAGAAGTAGATCGATGTCGacggtagagagagagagagagagagagagagagagagagagagagctcacttCTTGAACATggcggaagagagagagagagagagagagagagagagagatcgggAGATCGAGAGCGGGGCGAATCAAagcgagaggaagaagaaggagaagagcgACGCGAAAATAGAAGAGAAAGATgccgatccgatccgatccgatccgacCCGAGTCGGGAACTCGCAAATGGTACGGATCGCGTGAGACGAGGCGGTATCTGTTGGGCAACAATGGTCCGATCCGTTATCGGCTTGGCCGTGACGTGTCACCTGTTGGGCCAATAATGGGCTGGTCATCATGGGCTGGGCCATGGCGTAGCAGGTTCGTCATGACTAGGGATGCAAACCACCCTCGCCCCGTTTTCTTGGTGGGCGTGAGCGGGTTCATGACGAGGtgattcttttttatattttttttctcccactTATCACTTCATTCGGGAGCAGGACATAACAGTAGTGAATTTTGGCACATCGGTATGGATCAACCACCTCCCTCTTTATTTTCTTAGCGGATCAGAATAATTTCGGAatcaattacttttttttcttatttttatgcCCTACTTAGACAATTTTGAACGGATGAATGCAGAAGCTCCACCAATttagatccatttgcatccctaatcgGCACGTGATGCATTATCTGTTGAGCTCGTATTGGGCACAAAAATGCGTACACAGGGCCACTTCGGCTCTACACCTGTAGATATGGCCGGTCTCCCtactttttaataaaataaaaaaccgtTGGAAAAGGCCCTAACAAGTTAGGCACGAGCAAAAAGTTCAAACAGAAGTTCAAAAGGTTTTTCAATTCCTAATTTAGTGGGAAGTTAGGTATCTCCTGCAAGACTTTTTCTCGTCCACATATTCTAGTTCAGAGGCATAGTCGATTTCGACCATTCCAGTAAGAATAAAAAGGTGGCAAGCACTTGCTGTTCGCGCACGCGCTCGCAAACAAACACTTTCTATGCTGCAATATTTAATTGATTCCAAATTATACACGCTTGCTATCAAAAGTCTCTAATAAAATCTGAACAGATTGGTACAAAAATCTACGGGCACCAATAATACTACAAACAACACAGTCACAACAACAGAAGAACTAAAGAGCATCAATCAGAGAACTCTGCTTCGCAACATAGCCATTTTCTTCGGATTCTTTTGTGTTCCAGCGCAAGTTACGTACTGGGAGAATAAGATATGTAGGTGAAGCATAGAAGCTGCAAATGGACCTGTTCACCCAGATTTGAATAATAAGCCCGCCTTTGACTCTATGTAGAAGTAAATGAAGTGGTTGGTCTCATGAGTCACAAATGAACCTGTTTCGCAAGAATAAATAAAAGCAGACAAAATGTTAGTTCGCCTAACGCTACAAGAGATCATACACTATTCAATAAAGTATAAGCGCGCACATTTAGCCATCATATATTGTTGTTGTTATCAAGCTGattgttttaatatatataactagttcATGATTTTTGGCCTGGATTACTACACCGACTAGCGTCACTCACACAGGCATTTTGCAACATGGCAAAATAAGAAATCTGGTGTTTCTGTAACAAAATGCtgaaataagtttaaaaaagaaagaaatctaTTATTGGGTACTTACTTTATCGCATGTCTAAGAGataaactaactaaacaaaGTAAACCAGAATAAAAGAGGAAATCGATAGATGCCGGTACCGAA contains the following coding sequences:
- the LOC109708653 gene encoding malignant T-cell-amplified sequence 1 homolog, encoding MFKKFSFEDISAQNQVKASVQRKIRQSIADEYPGLEPLLDDLLPKKSPLIVAKCQNHLNLVVMNNVPLFFNVRDGPYMPTLRLLHQYPDIMKKFQVDRGAIKFVLAGANIMCPGLTSPGGALNDEVLEETPVAIMAEGKEHALAIGFTKLPAKDIRTVNKGIGVDNMHYLNDGLWKMERLE